The Ancylobacter sp. WKF20 genome contains a region encoding:
- a CDS encoding choline kinase family protein — MTTAADRIRALPIWRSRVEPQPLGGGITNTNFVVEDEGAKFVVRLGDDIPRHNVMRFNELAAARAAEAAGISPRLRHAEPGLLVIDFIEGRTYGEADVRANLPRVVELVRRAHVEVTRHLRGPALAFWTFHVLRSYLHALRDGDHRLKHDLPSYAALAARVEALVGPSEIVFGHNDLLPANFIDDGARLWLIDWDYGGFNTPLFDLGGLASNNGFDAAQRAEMLGLYYDRAPDDPLILKLQAMLVASLLREALWSMVSEMHSTIDFDYRAYTAENLARLAAAVAELQALGG; from the coding sequence ATGACCACCGCCGCCGACCGCATCCGCGCCCTGCCGATCTGGCGCTCCCGCGTCGAGCCGCAACCGCTCGGCGGGGGCATCACCAACACCAATTTCGTGGTGGAGGATGAGGGAGCAAAATTCGTCGTGCGGCTCGGCGACGACATTCCCCGCCACAATGTCATGCGCTTCAACGAGCTCGCCGCCGCCCGCGCGGCGGAGGCGGCGGGCATCTCCCCTCGCCTGCGCCATGCCGAGCCGGGGCTGCTGGTCATCGACTTCATCGAAGGCCGCACCTATGGCGAGGCCGATGTGCGGGCCAACCTGCCGCGCGTGGTCGAGCTGGTGCGCCGGGCGCATGTCGAGGTCACCCGCCACCTGCGCGGGCCGGCACTCGCCTTCTGGACCTTCCATGTGCTGCGCTCCTATCTCCACGCGCTGCGCGACGGTGACCACCGGCTGAAGCACGACCTGCCCAGCTATGCGGCGCTGGCCGCGCGGGTGGAGGCGCTGGTCGGGCCGAGCGAGATCGTGTTCGGCCATAACGACCTGTTGCCGGCCAATTTCATCGACGACGGCGCGCGGCTCTGGCTGATCGACTGGGACTATGGCGGCTTCAACACGCCGCTGTTCGACCTCGGCGGCCTCGCCTCGAACAATGGCTTCGACGCCGCCCAGCGGGCGGAAATGCTCGGTCTCTATTACGACCGCGCGCCGGATGATCCGCTGATCCTGAAATTGCAGGCCATGCTGGTCGCCTCGCTGCTGCGCGAGGCGCTCTGGAGCATGGTCTCGGAGATGCACTCGACCATTGATTTCGACTACCGCGCCTATACGGCCGAAAACCTCGCCCGCCTCGCCGCCGCCGTCGCCGAACTGCAGGCACTGGGAGGCTAG
- a CDS encoding PLP-dependent aminotransferase family protein — MATRIEAVMAALRGRIGPRGLAAGAKLPSVRAQARAMKVSVSTVVEAYERLAAEGVIQARPGSGFYVTGVAAPAMLAIPGPPREREVDPLWISRQSLEAGEEVLKPGCGWLPASWMHEAGLRRALRSLARAQAATLTDYATPLGLLALREVLARRLAVSGIEAGPEQILLTESGTQAIDLIGRLLLEPGATVLVDDPCYFNFHALLAAHRVNVVGVPYTPTGPDVEAFEQALATHAPRLYITNSAIHNPTGAVLSPVVAHRVLKLAERADLLIVEDDIFADFEPTPAPRLAAFDGLARVIHIGSFSKTLSASVRCGYIAARPDFIDALADLKIATSFGGGRLASEILLAALTDGGYRKHMESVRARLAVAMARTIDRLEPLGITPWLVPRAGMFLWCRLPEGRDAASLARACLKEGVVLAPGNAFSRGQTASGFLRFNVAQTLDERVFAALARGLRD; from the coding sequence ATGGCGACGCGGATCGAGGCGGTGATGGCGGCTTTGCGCGGGCGGATCGGGCCGCGCGGCCTTGCCGCCGGGGCGAAGCTCCCCTCGGTGCGGGCGCAGGCACGGGCGATGAAGGTCTCCGTGTCCACGGTGGTCGAAGCCTATGAGCGGCTCGCCGCCGAAGGCGTCATTCAGGCGCGGCCCGGCTCGGGCTTTTATGTGACGGGCGTGGCGGCCCCCGCGATGCTGGCGATACCCGGCCCGCCGCGCGAGCGCGAGGTCGATCCGCTCTGGATTTCCCGCCAGTCGCTGGAGGCTGGCGAGGAGGTGCTCAAGCCCGGCTGCGGCTGGCTGCCGGCGTCGTGGATGCATGAGGCCGGGCTGCGGCGCGCCTTGCGGAGCCTTGCCCGCGCGCAGGCGGCGACGCTGACCGACTACGCCACGCCGCTCGGCCTATTGGCGCTGCGCGAGGTGCTGGCCCGCCGGCTGGCGGTCAGTGGCATCGAGGCGGGGCCGGAGCAGATCCTGCTCACCGAGTCCGGCACGCAGGCCATCGACCTGATCGGCCGGCTTCTGCTGGAGCCGGGCGCCACGGTGCTGGTGGACGATCCCTGCTATTTCAACTTCCACGCGCTGCTGGCGGCGCATCGGGTGAACGTGGTGGGCGTGCCCTACACGCCTACGGGGCCGGATGTGGAGGCGTTCGAGCAGGCGCTCGCCACCCATGCGCCGCGCCTCTACATCACCAATTCGGCGATCCACAACCCGACCGGCGCCGTGCTCTCCCCCGTCGTCGCGCACCGGGTGCTGAAGCTTGCCGAGCGGGCGGACCTCCTCATCGTCGAGGACGACATCTTCGCCGATTTCGAGCCGACGCCGGCGCCGCGCCTCGCCGCCTTTGATGGCCTCGCGCGGGTGATCCACATCGGCAGCTTTTCCAAGACGCTCTCGGCCTCGGTGCGCTGCGGCTACATCGCCGCGCGGCCGGATTTCATCGACGCGCTGGCGGATCTGAAGATCGCCACCAGCTTCGGCGGCGGACGGCTGGCCTCGGAAATCCTGCTCGCCGCCCTCACCGATGGCGGCTACCGCAAGCATATGGAGAGCGTGCGCGCCCGGCTCGCCGTCGCGATGGCGCGGACCATCGACAGGCTGGAACCGCTCGGCATCACGCCCTGGCTCGTGCCGCGCGCCGGCATGTTCCTCTGGTGCCGGCTGCCGGAGGGGCGCGACGCGGCGAGCCTTGCCCGCGCCTGCCTCAAGGAAGGCGTGGTGCTCGCGCCCGGCAATGCGTTCAGCCGGGGCCAGACCGCGAGCGGCTTCCTGCGCTTCAACGTGGCGCAGACGCTGGACGAGCGCGTCTTCGCGGCGCTCGCGCGGGGGCTGAGGGACTAG
- a CDS encoding DMT family transporter: MVIFSGSLPATRAAVLAFDPVFLTTARASIAGLLGLALLILLRERRPARADIVPLLVVALGVVVGFPLLTALALQHITSAHSVVFIGLLPLSTALFGVLRGGERPRPAFWVFSLFGSALVVGFALREGVGAAPLGDALMLAAIIVCGLGYAEGARLSRRLGGWQVISWALVLSLPLMLVLTALMWPASFAQVPVSAWAGLAYVSLFSMLIGFIFWYRGLARGGIAAVGQLQLLQPFFGLALAGLLLGEAVNATMLAVTLGIVACVAGARRFAGSATPRAAPVPAR; encoded by the coding sequence ATGGTGATCTTCTCCGGCTCGCTGCCGGCGACGCGCGCCGCCGTGCTCGCCTTCGATCCCGTCTTCCTCACCACCGCGCGGGCGAGCATCGCCGGGCTGCTCGGGCTGGCGCTGCTGATCCTGCTGCGCGAGCGCCGGCCGGCGCGGGCGGATATCGTGCCGCTGCTGGTCGTCGCGCTCGGCGTGGTCGTCGGCTTCCCGCTGCTCACCGCGCTGGCGCTGCAGCACATCACCTCCGCCCATTCCGTCGTCTTCATCGGCCTGCTGCCGCTCTCCACCGCTTTGTTCGGCGTGCTGCGCGGGGGCGAGCGGCCGCGCCCGGCCTTCTGGGTATTCTCGCTCTTCGGCAGCGCGCTGGTGGTCGGCTTCGCCCTGCGCGAGGGCGTTGGCGCCGCGCCGCTGGGGGATGCGCTGATGCTGGCGGCGATCATTGTCTGCGGTCTCGGCTATGCGGAAGGCGCCCGCCTCTCGCGCCGACTCGGCGGCTGGCAGGTCATTTCCTGGGCGCTGGTCCTGTCGCTACCGCTGATGCTGGTGCTGACCGCGCTGATGTGGCCGGCCTCGTTCGCGCAGGTGCCGGTGAGCGCCTGGGCGGGGCTCGCTTATGTTTCGCTGTTTTCCATGCTGATCGGCTTCATCTTCTGGTATCGCGGCCTCGCGCGCGGCGGCATCGCCGCGGTCGGCCAGTTGCAGCTGCTCCAGCCCTTCTTTGGCCTTGCTCTGGCCGGGCTGCTGCTCGGCGAGGCGGTGAACGCCACCATGCTGGCGGTGACGCTCGGCATCGTCGCCTGCGTCGCCGGCGCCCGGCGCTTCGCCGGCTCCGCCACGCCGCGCGCCGCGCCCGTTCCGGCGCGTTGA
- a CDS encoding autotransporter domain-containing protein, whose translation MSKFDFRRTLFASTALIACSLSSAAAFANGYDTLYVSAPPPGLSETLSATETFYAAYIGIADGESGTLTIAPGVTMTTLGLVGFISDPYGGIIGQDQGSTGTVIISGTGSTWTDESDYVIVGQSGTGTLQLSSGGTLNTNNVTIGEYETGNGTVTIDGVGTTWDNLYTTNIGPRGTGSVTVSGGAVVTNGETLNIGGRGFLSRAPAPLSGTGSLTVTGTGTTWYNTGGVNVGRGDESTGSLTVENGASFQTYDGSIYAGLGATITVTGPGTTMLLGTRNTTPPVDWDAAAGYFSPDDGATSVISNGATLNADATYIGGAGTAAVTTLTVTGAGTTWHNWLNIYVGGTGNGDGGYGAATVSDGAVATAYTAGVGVDAGSVGTLLLTGQGTLFQVLSRDGFSGNFRVGYEGNGTVTVQNGATLTAANLVHIANEVGSVGVLNIGAAEGEAPVAPGTVLGTNGVFFGSGDATLVFNHTSTGLTFNNELSGTGGAIRHLAGVTNFTVDSPDFEGTLDVIGGTVKLNASIPDLAVTVGAGGTLGGNTTIASLSVEAGGTVTPGNSIGTLVVTGDVTFAPGSIYVVELDGAGNSDLITASGQAFLNGATVNLVALDPQASYKSAQVYTIVAATGGVVGAFGAVTTDSLFLTVDVNDLANGINVVISASDNAFTSVAVTPNQIATSAALGTLPQTGASLALYNSVLFLTSASEAQWAYDQLSGEVHASTQSLFMEQSSLIRGALNDRLRAAQGGVGASAGTVVNVVETSSGALAYAAPSPVKVAADLSIPVKAAPAVAPVERFALWSTAFGNWGDMDGNSNAAGVSDSTGGFLIGADTLVGDGWRLGVAGGYSYTDFSISGRNSSGSSDNWHIGLYGGNEWGPLALRTGLAYTWQDISTNRSVAFTGYTDSLSADYDAGTVQAFGELGYRIDAAGIAFEPFANLSYVSLHQDGYREEGGAAALTGDSQTMDTTFTTLGVRLAKEIAFGSTAATLRGALGWRHAFGDIDPTVTQAFAGSDAFTVTGAPIAEDAAVVEAGLDVLISATATLGIAYTGQYGDGVSENGFNARLSVRF comes from the coding sequence ATGTCCAAGTTCGATTTCCGGAGGACGCTGTTCGCGTCCACCGCGCTGATTGCTTGCTCTCTGTCGAGCGCAGCTGCTTTCGCCAATGGCTATGACACTCTGTACGTCAGCGCCCCCCCACCGGGCCTGAGCGAGACGCTCAGCGCGACGGAAACCTTCTATGCTGCCTATATCGGTATCGCCGATGGCGAGAGCGGCACGCTGACCATCGCTCCGGGCGTGACGATGACGACGCTCGGCCTCGTCGGCTTCATCTCCGATCCCTATGGCGGCATCATCGGCCAGGACCAGGGCTCGACCGGCACGGTCATCATCAGCGGCACGGGCTCCACCTGGACCGACGAGAGCGACTACGTCATCGTCGGCCAGTCGGGCACCGGCACGCTGCAACTCTCAAGCGGCGGGACGTTGAATACCAACAACGTCACGATCGGTGAGTACGAGACCGGCAATGGTACCGTCACGATAGACGGCGTGGGCACCACCTGGGACAATCTGTACACGACGAATATCGGCCCACGCGGTACGGGCAGCGTCACCGTTTCCGGCGGAGCTGTTGTCACCAATGGCGAGACCCTGAATATCGGCGGGCGTGGCTTTCTATCCCGGGCACCGGCACCGCTGTCGGGCACGGGCTCACTGACCGTCACCGGCACCGGCACGACCTGGTACAATACGGGCGGCGTCAATGTGGGGCGCGGCGATGAGTCGACCGGCTCCCTCACCGTCGAGAACGGCGCCAGTTTCCAGACCTATGACGGCAGCATCTATGCCGGCCTTGGCGCGACGATCACCGTCACCGGGCCGGGCACCACCATGCTGCTCGGCACCCGCAACACGACGCCTCCGGTGGACTGGGACGCGGCCGCCGGCTATTTCAGCCCGGATGACGGCGCGACCTCGGTCATCAGCAATGGCGCCACGCTGAACGCCGACGCGACCTATATCGGTGGCGCGGGCACGGCGGCGGTCACCACCCTCACCGTCACCGGCGCCGGCACGACGTGGCACAACTGGCTGAACATCTATGTCGGCGGCACCGGCAATGGCGATGGCGGTTATGGCGCGGCGACCGTGTCGGACGGCGCCGTGGCCACCGCCTATACGGCTGGCGTTGGCGTGGATGCCGGCTCAGTCGGCACGCTGCTGCTGACGGGCCAGGGGACGCTGTTCCAAGTGCTCTCCCGCGACGGATTCTCCGGCAATTTCCGGGTCGGCTATGAGGGCAACGGCACCGTCACCGTTCAGAACGGCGCGACGCTGACCGCGGCGAATCTGGTGCATATCGCCAATGAGGTCGGCTCCGTCGGCGTGCTCAATATCGGCGCCGCCGAAGGCGAGGCGCCGGTCGCGCCGGGCACGGTGCTCGGCACCAATGGCGTGTTCTTCGGCAGTGGCGACGCCACGCTGGTGTTTAACCACACCAGCACTGGCCTTACCTTCAACAATGAACTGTCCGGCACGGGCGGCGCGATCCGCCACCTCGCCGGCGTCACCAATTTCACCGTCGATTCCCCGGACTTCGAGGGCACGCTGGATGTGATCGGCGGCACGGTGAAGCTGAACGCATCCATCCCGGATCTCGCCGTCACGGTCGGCGCCGGCGGTACGCTGGGCGGCAACACCACGATCGCCTCCCTCTCCGTCGAGGCGGGCGGCACGGTGACGCCGGGCAACTCCATCGGCACCCTGGTCGTCACCGGCGACGTGACTTTCGCGCCGGGCTCGATCTATGTCGTGGAGCTGGACGGCGCCGGCAATAGCGACCTCATCACCGCCTCCGGCCAGGCCTTCCTGAACGGGGCGACGGTGAACCTCGTCGCGCTGGACCCGCAGGCGAGCTACAAGTCCGCGCAGGTCTACACCATCGTCGCCGCGACCGGCGGCGTGGTCGGGGCCTTCGGCGCGGTGACCACGGATTCGCTGTTCCTGACGGTGGACGTGAACGACCTCGCCAACGGCATCAATGTGGTGATCTCGGCCTCCGACAACGCCTTCACCAGCGTCGCGGTGACGCCGAACCAGATCGCCACTTCGGCGGCGCTGGGTACGCTGCCGCAGACGGGGGCGTCGCTCGCGCTGTACAACTCGGTGCTGTTCCTCACCTCGGCCAGCGAGGCGCAGTGGGCCTATGACCAGCTCTCCGGCGAGGTGCATGCCTCGACGCAGAGCCTGTTCATGGAACAGTCCTCGCTCATTCGCGGCGCGCTGAATGATCGCCTGCGGGCGGCGCAGGGCGGCGTCGGGGCGTCGGCTGGCACGGTGGTCAATGTGGTCGAGACGTCCTCGGGGGCGCTAGCCTATGCCGCGCCCTCGCCCGTCAAGGTGGCGGCGGATCTCAGCATCCCCGTGAAGGCGGCGCCCGCCGTCGCGCCGGTGGAACGCTTCGCTTTGTGGTCGACCGCCTTCGGCAATTGGGGCGACATGGACGGCAACTCGAATGCCGCCGGCGTCTCCGATTCCACCGGCGGCTTCCTGATCGGCGCCGATACGCTGGTCGGCGACGGCTGGCGCCTCGGCGTGGCCGGTGGCTACAGCTACACCGATTTCTCGATCTCGGGCCGCAACTCCTCCGGCTCGAGCGACAACTGGCATATCGGCCTTTACGGCGGCAACGAATGGGGCCCGCTCGCGCTGCGCACCGGCCTAGCCTATACGTGGCAGGACATCTCGACCAACCGTAGCGTCGCCTTCACCGGCTACACGGACAGCCTGTCGGCCGATTATGACGCCGGCACGGTGCAGGCCTTCGGCGAACTCGGCTACCGCATCGACGCGGCCGGCATCGCCTTCGAGCCCTTCGCCAACCTCTCCTATGTCAGCCTGCACCAGGACGGCTACAGGGAAGAGGGCGGCGCGGCGGCCTTGACGGGCGATTCCCAGACCATGGACACGACCTTCACCACGCTGGGCGTGCGCCTTGCCAAGGAGATCGCCTTCGGCTCGACGGCGGCGACGCTGCGCGGCGCGCTGGGCTGGCGCCATGCCTTCGGCGACATCGACCCGACGGTGACGCAGGCCTTTGCGGGCTCGGACGCCTTCACCGTCACCGGCGCGCCGATCGCCGAGGACGCGGCGGTGGTCGAGGCCGGGCTCGACGTGCTGATCAGCGCCACCGCCACGCTGGGCATCGCCTATACCGGCCAGTATGGCGACGGGGTCAGCGAGAACGGTTTCAATGCGCGGCTGAGCGTCAGGTTCTGA